In Saprospiraceae bacterium, a genomic segment contains:
- a CDS encoding DUF3127 domain-containing protein: MSYQINGKLVKKMEMESKTASFQTREFVIVTQEQYPQYIKFQLVQDRCNIIDKFNENDELAVHFDLRGREWQGKYFTNLQAWKVEASAGGGEAAGQDLVADKDAPDPFSQPETNFDDLPF; this comes from the coding sequence ATGAGTTACCAAATAAACGGCAAACTGGTCAAAAAAATGGAAATGGAAAGCAAAACTGCCAGCTTTCAAACGAGAGAATTTGTAATTGTAACCCAAGAGCAATATCCTCAATACATTAAATTTCAGTTGGTGCAGGATCGCTGCAATATCATTGATAAGTTTAATGAAAATGACGAACTAGCAGTGCATTTTGATTTGCGCGGTCGCGAATGGCAGGGTAAATATTTTACCAATTTACAGGCTTGGAAGGTGGAAGCGTCAGCAGGAGGTGGAGAGGCCGCTGGTCAGGATTTAGTGGCTGATAAAGATGCACCGGATCCTTTTTCACAGCCGGAAACCAATTTTGATGATCTTCCTTTTTGA
- a CDS encoding proline--tRNA ligase, whose amino-acid sequence MAKVITSRTEDYSQWYNDLVYKSGLADQSAVRGCMVIKPLGYALWENMRDVLDRMFKETGHVNAYFPLFVPKSLFEAEEKNAEGFAKECAVVTHYRLKNDPNNKGKLMVDPEAKLEEELVVRPTSEAVIWNTYRDWIQSYRDLPILINQWANVVRWEMRTRPFLRTTEFLWQEGHTAHATAAEAIAEAEQMHEVYTRFAEEYMAIPIIKGVKTANERFAGAEETYTIEAMMQDGKALQAGTSHFLGQNFAKAFNVKYLTDQNKEEFVWATSWGVSTRLIGAIVIAHTDDEGQILPPRLAPTQVVIVPIPKPSPELTEAADALMKKLQQKGIRCAYDKDEKNRPGFKFAEHELKGVPIRVGIGARDLEAGVFEIARRDTKEKSSIPIEGATEYIEQLLVEIQQNLFTRARNFQIANSRSLDSWDEFVKVIEETPGFIYAHWDGTSETEEKIKELTKATIRCIPLDAKEEDGKCIFTGNPSKRRVLFAKAY is encoded by the coding sequence ATGGCTAAAGTAATCACATCGCGTACAGAAGACTATTCTCAATGGTATAATGACCTGGTTTATAAATCGGGATTGGCTGATCAAAGCGCCGTTCGCGGCTGCATGGTCATTAAGCCCCTGGGCTATGCATTATGGGAAAACATGCGGGATGTTCTCGATCGCATGTTCAAAGAAACCGGTCATGTGAATGCTTATTTTCCACTTTTTGTTCCCAAGAGTTTATTCGAAGCTGAAGAAAAAAATGCAGAAGGTTTTGCCAAAGAATGTGCAGTCGTAACCCATTACCGACTCAAAAACGATCCCAATAATAAGGGGAAACTCATGGTCGATCCGGAAGCCAAACTTGAGGAAGAACTGGTGGTAAGACCAACCTCTGAAGCCGTTATCTGGAATACTTACAGAGATTGGATCCAATCGTATCGAGACCTACCCATACTTATCAATCAATGGGCAAATGTTGTCCGCTGGGAAATGCGAACCCGTCCTTTTTTGCGCACCACCGAATTCTTGTGGCAGGAAGGCCATACCGCTCATGCAACTGCAGCAGAAGCCATAGCTGAAGCTGAACAAATGCATGAAGTGTATACGCGATTTGCAGAGGAGTATATGGCTATACCCATCATTAAAGGGGTCAAAACAGCTAACGAGCGTTTTGCCGGAGCTGAAGAAACTTATACTATTGAAGCGATGATGCAAGATGGAAAAGCATTACAAGCAGGTACCTCTCACTTTTTAGGTCAGAACTTTGCCAAAGCCTTCAATGTAAAATATCTGACGGATCAAAACAAAGAAGAATTCGTCTGGGCTACTTCCTGGGGAGTTAGCACGCGCTTGATTGGCGCGATCGTTATAGCACATACAGATGACGAAGGACAGATATTGCCCCCGCGCCTGGCACCTACACAAGTAGTCATTGTGCCTATACCTAAGCCATCTCCCGAATTAACCGAGGCCGCTGATGCGCTCATGAAAAAACTGCAACAAAAAGGCATTCGTTGCGCTTACGACAAAGACGAAAAAAATCGTCCCGGCTTTAAATTTGCCGAACACGAATTAAAAGGTGTCCCCATCCGCGTAGGCATCGGTGCCAGAGATCTCGAAGCAGGCGTTTTTGAAATCGCCAGAAGAGACACCAAAGAAAAATCAAGCATCCCCATCGAAGGTGCTACAGAATATATCGAACAACTATTGGTTGAAATTCAACAAAATCTTTTTACAAGAGCCCGTAATTTTCAAATTGCTAACAGTCGTTCGTTAGATAGCTGGGATGAATTTGTAAAGGTCATTGAAGAAACTCCAGGTTTCATCTACGCCCATTGGGATGGAACTTCTGAAACAGAAGAGAAGATCAAAGAACTCACTAAAGCTACGATCCGTTGCATTCCTTTGGATGCAAAAGAGGAGGATGGCAAATGTATTTTCACAGGCAATCCTTCGAAGCGGAGGGTGTTGTTTGCGAAAGCTTATTAA
- the cmr4 gene encoding type III-B CRISPR module RAMP protein Cmr4 — MYTQFYRLRAITNMHVGSGESNYGVIDKLIERDAASGLPCINSSGLKGAIKQKFKGIPGLKEVFGSDHTRNDGVSSSDSGGEDKNAQQGSCNFLPAHLLAIPLRTDKVPFILGVSISTVNAYYQFRKDLGLTENPITISAEHKFKVSDEITDVDLGQSGKRTIGNLEKNIETQIKTLLGTKHPVVVLDNETLIELCNDLNLTVIARNALEDGQSQNLWYEQVLPRESILYFPVMWDDASKKKTFDLTKGTLQVGGNASVGYGFTKITEIP, encoded by the coding sequence ATGTATACACAATTCTATCGTTTAAGAGCCATTACCAATATGCATGTAGGAAGTGGCGAATCCAATTACGGCGTAATTGACAAACTCATTGAGCGTGATGCTGCTAGTGGATTGCCCTGTATCAACAGCAGCGGGTTAAAAGGTGCCATTAAGCAAAAATTTAAGGGAATACCAGGACTGAAAGAAGTTTTCGGCAGTGACCATACAAGAAATGATGGAGTATCTAGTTCTGACTCTGGTGGCGAAGACAAAAATGCCCAACAAGGTTCTTGTAATTTTCTTCCTGCGCATTTGCTGGCTATTCCGCTAAGAACGGATAAAGTCCCTTTCATTCTCGGCGTATCAATAAGTACCGTTAATGCCTACTACCAATTTAGAAAGGATTTAGGGCTAACAGAAAATCCTATTACTATTTCTGCTGAGCACAAGTTTAAAGTTAGCGACGAAATTACTGATGTCGACCTAGGGCAGTCCGGTAAGCGAACCATCGGCAATTTAGAAAAAAATATTGAAACTCAAATAAAGACCTTGCTCGGAACAAAACATCCAGTGGTAGTTTTGGATAATGAGACTTTGATTGAACTTTGCAATGACTTAAATCTGACAGTCATCGCCCGAAATGCACTTGAAGATGGACAGAGTCAGAATCTTTGGTACGAACAGGTTCTTCCAAGAGAATCCATACTTTACTTTCCAGTTATGTGGGATGACGCTTCCAAGAAAAAGACTTTTGATCTTACAAAGGGTACCCTACAAGTCGGCGGCAATGCTTCTGTAGGTTATGGTTTCACCAAAATAACCGAAATACCATGA
- a CDS encoding four helix bundle protein: MRDYTKIKAFQIADALVLEVYQITKYFPKDEIYGLSSQLRRAVISVCCNIVEGCYRSSEKEFFRYLEISFASLKESHYQFELAYRLGYIELKSFNACQNKFEAAEKVLFSLIKGLHNK, from the coding sequence ATGAGAGATTACACGAAAATTAAAGCATTTCAAATTGCTGATGCACTCGTTCTGGAAGTATATCAAATTACGAAGTACTTTCCGAAAGATGAGATTTATGGTTTGTCATCTCAATTGCGAAGAGCCGTAATATCAGTATGCTGCAATATAGTTGAAGGATGTTACCGTTCAAGTGAAAAAGAATTTTTCAGATATTTGGAAATTTCATTTGCTTCCTTAAAAGAATCACATTATCAATTTGAATTAGCATATCGTCTGGGTTATATCGAACTTAAAAGTTTCAATGCATGTCAAAACAAATTTGAAGCGGCAGAAAAAGTTTTGTTTTCCCTTATCAAAGGATTGCATAATAAGTGA
- the yaaA gene encoding peroxide stress protein YaaA: MLIVISPSKDLDFKKEIPTVSVTQPRFLSQTHAVVEVMKKKSARQLKNLMDISDKLAAENVDRYLKFEIQHQVSNARPAIFAFSGDVYRGLDAYSLGEQEINYCHQHLRILSGLYGLLRPLDLIQPYRLEMGIGLKIGKFKNLYQFWKGIIGKQLQNDLEKSGYNYLINLASQEYFQAIHLPDLKYPVINIHFREERNGKLSFVSFNAKKARGLMARYLADQHCTNALQIKEFNLENYGYNEKLSDEFDWFFTR; encoded by the coding sequence ATGCTGATTGTAATATCACCTTCCAAGGATCTTGACTTTAAAAAAGAAATTCCTACTGTTTCAGTTACGCAGCCGCGTTTTCTTTCGCAAACGCATGCGGTTGTGGAAGTCATGAAAAAAAAATCTGCTCGGCAACTCAAAAATCTGATGGATATCAGTGATAAATTAGCAGCAGAAAATGTCGATCGATATTTGAAATTCGAAATCCAACATCAGGTTTCGAATGCCCGGCCTGCAATATTTGCATTTTCCGGCGATGTCTACAGGGGATTAGATGCTTATTCACTTGGTGAGCAAGAAATCAACTACTGCCATCAGCACTTGAGAATACTTTCCGGATTATATGGTTTACTCAGGCCTTTGGATCTCATTCAGCCTTATCGTTTGGAAATGGGCATAGGCTTAAAAATTGGAAAGTTTAAAAATTTGTATCAGTTCTGGAAAGGAATTATTGGAAAGCAACTGCAAAATGATCTCGAAAAATCCGGATATAATTATTTGATCAATTTGGCTTCACAGGAATATTTTCAAGCGATTCATTTGCCGGATTTGAAATATCCTGTGATAAATATCCATTTCAGAGAAGAGCGAAATGGAAAATTGAGCTTTGTGAGTTTTAATGCAAAAAAAGCCAGGGGATTGATGGCCAGATATTTGGCAGACCAACATTGTACGAATGCGTTACAAATAAAGGAATTTAATTTAGAAAATTACGGCTACAACGAAAAATTATCCGACGAATTTGATTGGTTTTTTACCCGATAA
- a CDS encoding endonuclease/exonuclease/phosphatase family protein yields MDDPLKTRAPQLNWRSFSRSYPACIFTAIFIVHTCFSFANSFILISWNIKDFGQSRDDKEMQMIADLIGHADVIAIQEVVAKHPGGAQAVGRLSEALKRKGANWDYRISDPTKSPSAYISERYAYLWKTSRIKMLGHPYLLKEVDAAVHREPFVALFDIGGLSFKMINYHSRTHDKSFEESIEIKAITQWISQQQNNNMIWSGDFNLRNDHDAFNSLKQLGFNSCLNGQSTTLRMYCEDGNYMSLGEDNIYYKFNQSRKTICKVQDFMKDRPCETVTTLRNVYSDHLPVEMLVEF; encoded by the coding sequence ATGGACGATCCACTCAAAACCAGGGCGCCTCAACTTAATTGGCGAAGCTTTAGCAGGAGTTATCCTGCCTGTATCTTTACTGCAATTTTTATTGTACATACTTGCTTTTCTTTTGCAAATTCATTTATCCTTATAAGCTGGAACATCAAAGATTTTGGGCAGTCCAGGGATGATAAAGAGATGCAAATGATTGCTGATCTTATAGGACATGCGGATGTGATCGCCATCCAGGAAGTAGTTGCCAAACATCCGGGCGGTGCACAAGCTGTTGGAAGATTGAGCGAAGCACTCAAACGAAAAGGAGCAAACTGGGATTACCGCATCAGCGATCCTACCAAAAGCCCTAGTGCATATATCAGTGAGCGATATGCCTATTTGTGGAAAACATCTCGCATCAAAATGTTGGGACACCCCTATTTATTAAAAGAAGTCGATGCTGCAGTTCACCGCGAACCTTTTGTAGCTTTATTTGATATTGGAGGTTTATCCTTTAAAATGATCAACTACCATTCTCGCACACACGATAAAAGTTTTGAGGAATCTATTGAAATTAAAGCGATAACACAATGGATTTCACAACAACAAAATAATAATATGATATGGAGTGGAGATTTTAATCTTCGAAATGATCATGACGCTTTTAACTCACTTAAGCAATTAGGTTTTAATTCGTGTCTCAATGGACAATCGACAACGCTCAGAATGTATTGTGAAGATGGAAACTACATGAGTTTGGGCGAAGACAATATCTACTATAAATTCAATCAAAGTCGCAAAACTATTTGCAAAGTACAGGATTTTATGAAAGATCGACCTTGTGAAACGGTTACAACTTTGAGAAATGTTTATTCAGATCATTTACCTGTCGAGATGCTGGTGGAATTTTAA
- a CDS encoding 3'-5' exoribonuclease, protein MKIFLDMEFTGLHQATTLISMGLVAENGREFYAEFNDFDRNQLNPWLEEHVLPKLEYKEVEEILENSGTTFKMKGNKIQIRKELETWLSEFDFIEIWADVLAYDWVLFCELFGGAMNIPSNIFFAPFDLATYFRLKGIIEPMDRFTKDVSRFEFAGADKAKQHHALIDSQIELVCFKKLHNFKTNG, encoded by the coding sequence ATGAAAATATTTTTAGATATGGAGTTTACGGGATTACATCAGGCCACAACTTTAATATCAATGGGTCTGGTCGCCGAAAACGGCAGAGAATTTTATGCAGAATTCAACGACTTCGATCGCAATCAACTCAATCCGTGGCTTGAAGAGCATGTCCTACCAAAACTTGAATACAAAGAAGTTGAAGAAATATTAGAAAATTCCGGAACAACCTTTAAAATGAAAGGAAATAAAATTCAAATCAGAAAAGAATTGGAAACATGGCTTTCTGAATTTGACTTTATCGAAATCTGGGCTGATGTACTGGCTTACGACTGGGTCTTATTTTGTGAATTGTTTGGGGGTGCAATGAATATACCTTCAAACATATTTTTTGCTCCATTTGATCTTGCAACCTATTTCAGATTAAAAGGCATTATAGAACCGATGGATCGATTTACAAAAGATGTATCGCGATTTGAATTTGCAGGAGCTGATAAGGCAAAGCAGCATCATGCTCTTATTGATAGTCAAATTGAGCTAGTTTGCTTTAAAAAACTACATAATTTCAAAACTAATGGATAA
- a CDS encoding penicillin acylase family protein, which translates to MMSTSFVIKESALPPLGSFFSPSTGFWWNVKWMDKKIPQILDFNGVEGEVILDDRMVPHIFAEDDHQAYFIQGYMHAMHRLWQMDFSTRAAEGRLSEIIGDRTIEFDRLKRRKGLAIAARMSVEHWKKDSFLLSRLESYSRGVNAYINSLAEYELPIEYKLLNYKPEAWSIYRSALFHKSMAEVLCGRDKDLDLNNARAFFKENFKILFPEMDHMTDPVIPSGTKWPDFPSTTFPEQPDTASFGYLPFMKEESISGLGSNNWAVGSAMSASGNPILCNDPHLHLTLPAIWYEQHIVTPEYNVYGVTFPGIAGVVIGFNKHIAWGVTNAGWDVLDWYKIMWKDSSMSAYHFDGEWIQTNVRLDTIKIKGDRIVIDTVRLTNWGPVIYTDPTHKKYSLAMHWILHDPYEQQEFRTFMSLNRAKNYADYRKACTYFPYPAQNIVFASNTGDVAITVAGNMPVKPDQLGRFVLDGSKGKNKWNGFLDPIFNPSVKNPERGFVSSANQRTTDLSFPVYYNDGDFRSFRGSLINRILSGKHDWTVETMKELQYNSYSLKAESSLPTMISLLDTSKLNASSKEIFHQLLDWNYNYDSTSKSPVYFDLWFDILNQMVWDELEQTSTKLDIAFPNEMVMIDWLKNKPEHLYFDYQKTDQRETARDLVQMSFDSLVFQMDTMDRVKDWAHYKAAEIVHIARIPAFGKFNVRTSGHEDIINAHARVFGPSWRMIVELQKDSMIAYGIYPGGQSGHPGSAYYEHMIEPWSKGKYFRLLNWDQKPDEGNFDNRIHFKKTK; encoded by the coding sequence ATGATGAGTACATCCTTCGTCATCAAAGAAAGTGCATTGCCACCATTGGGATCTTTTTTTAGCCCTTCAACTGGTTTTTGGTGGAATGTGAAGTGGATGGATAAGAAAATTCCGCAAATATTAGACTTCAATGGAGTTGAAGGCGAAGTCATTCTGGATGATAGAATGGTGCCGCATATTTTTGCAGAAGACGATCATCAGGCTTATTTTATTCAGGGTTATATGCATGCGATGCATCGTTTGTGGCAAATGGATTTTTCAACGCGGGCTGCAGAAGGTCGACTTAGTGAAATCATTGGGGACAGGACCATTGAATTTGACCGCCTTAAGCGGCGTAAGGGTCTCGCCATTGCTGCGCGCATGAGTGTCGAACATTGGAAAAAAGACAGTTTTCTGCTCTCGCGTTTAGAATCATATTCACGTGGTGTGAATGCATATATCAACAGTTTAGCCGAATATGAATTGCCTATAGAATATAAATTGTTGAATTATAAACCGGAAGCCTGGTCCATATATCGCAGCGCTTTATTTCATAAAAGTATGGCAGAAGTATTATGCGGACGTGATAAGGATTTAGATTTAAATAATGCAAGAGCATTTTTTAAAGAGAATTTTAAAATCTTATTTCCTGAAATGGATCATATGACAGATCCTGTTATTCCATCGGGTACAAAATGGCCCGATTTTCCTAGTACTACTTTTCCTGAACAGCCTGATACTGCAAGTTTTGGATATCTTCCATTTATGAAAGAAGAATCAATATCCGGTTTGGGAAGCAATAATTGGGCGGTTGGATCGGCGATGTCAGCATCGGGAAATCCAATATTATGCAATGATCCTCATCTGCATCTTACTTTACCGGCCATTTGGTATGAACAGCATATCGTCACACCTGAATACAATGTGTATGGGGTTACTTTTCCGGGTATAGCAGGGGTCGTCATTGGTTTTAATAAACATATTGCCTGGGGAGTTACCAATGCAGGCTGGGATGTTTTGGATTGGTATAAAATCATGTGGAAAGATTCCAGTATGTCTGCATATCATTTTGATGGTGAGTGGATCCAAACGAACGTTCGTTTGGATACCATAAAAATTAAGGGTGATCGCATTGTGATAGATACGGTGAGATTAACAAATTGGGGACCGGTCATATATACAGATCCGACGCATAAAAAGTATTCTCTTGCGATGCACTGGATTTTGCACGATCCTTATGAGCAACAGGAATTCAGAACCTTTATGAGTCTCAATCGAGCAAAAAATTATGCGGACTACCGGAAAGCTTGTACCTATTTTCCATACCCTGCGCAAAATATTGTGTTTGCTTCCAATACAGGTGATGTCGCTATCACTGTTGCTGGAAATATGCCTGTAAAACCGGATCAATTGGGCCGATTTGTATTGGATGGATCCAAGGGAAAAAATAAATGGAATGGATTTTTGGACCCGATATTTAACCCTTCCGTGAAAAATCCGGAACGGGGTTTTGTATCATCAGCAAATCAGAGAACAACTGATTTGAGTTTTCCGGTATATTATAACGATGGAGATTTTAGATCATTTAGAGGCAGCTTGATTAACAGAATTCTCAGCGGCAAACACGACTGGACTGTCGAAACGATGAAAGAGTTACAATACAACAGCTATAGTCTTAAAGCAGAATCTTCATTGCCAACCATGATTTCTTTGTTAGACACTTCAAAATTGAATGCTTCCTCAAAAGAAATTTTTCATCAATTATTGGATTGGAATTATAATTACGATTCGACCAGTAAAAGTCCAGTCTATTTTGATTTATGGTTTGATATTTTGAATCAAATGGTTTGGGATGAGCTTGAGCAAACTTCTACGAAGTTAGATATTGCATTCCCTAATGAAATGGTGATGATCGATTGGTTGAAGAATAAACCGGAACATTTGTATTTTGATTATCAAAAAACGGACCAGCGTGAAACTGCCCGCGACCTCGTTCAAATGTCATTTGATAGTCTGGTATTCCAAATGGATACCATGGATCGCGTCAAAGATTGGGCTCACTATAAAGCAGCAGAGATCGTGCACATCGCACGAATCCCGGCCTTTGGCAAATTTAATGTGCGTACATCCGGTCATGAGGATATCATCAATGCACATGCCAGAGTATTTGGTCCTTCCTGGCGTATGATTGTCGAATTGCAAAAAGATTCAATGATTGCTTATGGTATTTATCCGGGCGGGCAAAGCGGACATCCGGGAAGCGCTTATTACGAGCACATGATTGAACCCTGGTCTAAAGGGAAATATTTCCGTTTATTAAATTGGGATCAAAAACCTGATGAAGGTAACTTTGATAACAGGATACACTTTAAAAAGACAAAATGA